The genome window CTTCCCCTCAAATATAACCATGTTGCAGCAGTGCCGGGGCTACTCGCTGATGCCAAACCGGCATTCAATGGCTTAGGCCAACCAAGTGAAGAACGTGATGTATTCTGGTATAAACGTAATTTTGATGCGCCGGAAACAGCCTTAGATACTGCTTTATTATGTATTGCTAAAGTTAAATATGGCGCAAAGGTATGGGTTAATGATGTTGACGTCGGTGAACATTATGGTGCCTTTACTCAAGCTGAGTTTAATCTTGCCAAGGCGATAAAGTGGGGCGAAAGCAACGAACTTGTGGTACGCGTAGGGGCAGAGCGCAGTCAAATTCCTGCGTTTATGCCAACCGGGCAAGATAATGAAAAAGAATATTGGATGCCAGGCATCTGGGATGACGTTAATTTGTTGTTTACCGGTGCACAAACCATTGTTCGTAGTAAAGTGGAAACCAACATTAATACCGGTATTGCCACCATTAAGAATACCATTAAAAACAACGGTAATAGCAATGTAACCCTGGTCGTGGTTAACAGTTTACGGGAATGGAAAACCGATCTTAAAGTATCGGATGAAAGTTTAGTAACAATAGCTTTAGCCGCCGGTGAAACCAAAACTATTGAACAAAAAGTTTCGGTGACTGGAATGAAGTTATGGACCCTTGAAGCTCCATTCCTGTATGTGGCCGATACGAAATTGAAAGTAGATGATGTTGTGATTGATGATCAAGCAACACGTTTTGGCTTTCGCAGTGTTAAATGGAAGGGTGGAGACGAACGCGGATTTTATCTTAACGGTGAGAAAATTTATCTTCGAGGTTCTAATTTTTCATTAGGTCGTTTCTTTGAAGACCCCGAGGCGGGTACCTTGGCCTGGAACGAAGCTTGGGTACGTAAGTTATATACTTCATATCCGAAAGATTATCATTGGAATCTATTTCGTACCAGCCTTGGACGTATGCCTAATTTTTGGTATGACATTGCCGATGAAGAAGGTTTTTTAATTGACGATGAGTTTGCCTATTGGACTTTAATGGGCAAAATGAAAGATACCGAGACCCATAAATTCGACCAAGCCCATCTTGAGTGGTCAATTGTTGAGTTAGAAAAAGAATTTACCAGCTGGATCCAGGAAAACTGGAATCATCCGTCTATCGCCTGGTGGAGTGCTTCTAATGAAACCACAGATATGAAATCATTCGACACCATTAGCAATGTTCGCCATTTAGACTCTACCCGACAATGGGAGAACGGTGGTTGGCAGAAACCCCATGACAAAGATGATCCCATTGAAGATCACCCTTATATTTTTGCCGCCAATTTTAACCCGTTATTAGCCTTGTTAGGTGGTAACCAGGGAGCAGGCATTGAAGCCTTAGATAATAACCCTGGTCAATATAAGGGACCATTGAACCCTACAAGTATTATTCAGGTTACTTACCCATCAGATGAGAACCCATACATTATCAATGAATTTGGCTGGTTATGGCTAAACCGTGACGGCAGCGCAACTAAACTAACCGATCAAATTTACCCGCGTTTACTCGGTGATGACAATACCACAGATACCCGCCGTGAGGCCTGGGCATATCTACATGCAGGGTTAACCGGATTTTGGCGTGCTAAACGAGGTTATCAGGGGGTACAGCATTTTGCGTATCTGAGTCATTCAAAACCGGGTACAGCTTACACCAGCGACAACTTTATTGATCTTGAAAACTTAGTAATGGAACCTCGCTGGCATGAATACAGTAAAAATGTTTGGTCACCAGCAGCAGTATATATTGATAAATGGAGCGATGATTATCAACGTGGTCAAACCGCAGATATTCCATTAATCATGATTAATGACAACCTGCATACTATGAATGGTGAAGTTCAGTTATTTGTCACCGATGAGGCTGGCAATGTGTTGCAAAAATCTGAACGGGTGAAAGTGAGTCTTGATAAAAATGGCGAGCAAGCGTTTGAGCTAGAAATTAAGATTCCAAAGCGTAAACAATTTGTTTTATTTGCTCAGTTGCTTTATCAAGATAGCCAAAAGCACGATGTTGTTGATAAACGTAAAGTTGGTTTTAAACATCATGGCGTCGAGGTTGCTACTCGCCCCAAAATGTAGTCTACGATTACTAAAGTCTCCCAACCCAGGTCGGATCACGCTTTTGCTGGTTCGGCCTTTTTTTATGCCAAAGTTAGCACTATGAACTCTTAAAACATCGCAATGCTTGCTCATAAAGTTGCGACAGAAAATTTTTAAAGGCACGTTCATATTGTTTTCAGGTTGATCAAATAAACTCACTAATGAATAAGTGTTAATTGATTTAATTTTTGATTACAAATTACGAGAAAACAATGAATATAAAAAAGATTTTAAAATGGCTTGGTTACTCTTTATTAGTAGTATTAGCCGTCATCAGTTTCTTTATTTACCGAGCATACGATTACACCGTGCATAATGTTGCTTTTGATAAAGAAAAATTTCCTGAGATTAACACTGAGCAAGACTTGGACAAGTTAACCCATGAGCTTATCTCGAACATGACTCTGGATGAAAAAATTGACCAGATGTACGGACAAACGATGGGCGAGGGCATAGCGACATTGGGTATAAATCACTTATTGTTTGATCGCCTACCGCATTTTTATGTTGCCGGTAATGAACGACTCAATATTCCTCGCTTTGCTTTTTCAGATGGTCCTCGGGGCGTAAAGTCCAATAAAGAGCGCACTATGGGCGATAAAAAAGGCGTGACCTCATTTCCTATCTCTATGTCTCGTGGTGCCAGTTGGGACTTGGAAATGGAAAGCCGGATCT of Thalassotalea fonticola contains these proteins:
- a CDS encoding glycoside hydrolase family 2 protein codes for the protein MRFLLKCIKWFFISITVLILLIIFSWPFWSPLMVDGKYERFAKSHVPENKENYLAQILGAQPEIACGGTAGQYNWGEQTRQYVSLNGTWQVEQGQLDEQLPLKYNHVAAVPGLLADAKPAFNGLGQPSEERDVFWYKRNFDAPETALDTALLCIAKVKYGAKVWVNDVDVGEHYGAFTQAEFNLAKAIKWGESNELVVRVGAERSQIPAFMPTGQDNEKEYWMPGIWDDVNLLFTGAQTIVRSKVETNINTGIATIKNTIKNNGNSNVTLVVVNSLREWKTDLKVSDESLVTIALAAGETKTIEQKVSVTGMKLWTLEAPFLYVADTKLKVDDVVIDDQATRFGFRSVKWKGGDERGFYLNGEKIYLRGSNFSLGRFFEDPEAGTLAWNEAWVRKLYTSYPKDYHWNLFRTSLGRMPNFWYDIADEEGFLIDDEFAYWTLMGKMKDTETHKFDQAHLEWSIVELEKEFTSWIQENWNHPSIAWWSASNETTDMKSFDTISNVRHLDSTRQWENGGWQKPHDKDDPIEDHPYIFAANFNPLLALLGGNQGAGIEALDNNPGQYKGPLNPTSIIQVTYPSDENPYIINEFGWLWLNRDGSATKLTDQIYPRLLGDDNTTDTRREAWAYLHAGLTGFWRAKRGYQGVQHFAYLSHSKPGTAYTSDNFIDLENLVMEPRWHEYSKNVWSPAAVYIDKWSDDYQRGQTADIPLIMINDNLHTMNGEVQLFVTDEAGNVLQKSERVKVSLDKNGEQAFELEIKIPKRKQFVLFAQLLYQDSQKHDVVDKRKVGFKHHGVEVATRPKM